One segment of Cololabis saira isolate AMF1-May2022 chromosome 9, fColSai1.1, whole genome shotgun sequence DNA contains the following:
- the mcidas gene encoding multicilin, with protein sequence MSIQFCRQNRWRRKETEERRVDKILVPRSSSPVTVYVELPCVLDQEFSTIAWDDLEDCTFAVTQERNSLDSQNGSDPGHFGDYVLDFMAESAATLESSLSSAELVQFQGCVIPPLTPQGDFAPEDSLVHTSTETDSLQGHDGELWRSMAECHERELGHAGAINKQLHETFHRQQEELDSLQERNLHLRQLASRAKHLASALEKLMTVGDQHVGEPVVQSVDNGSLGPCKRQRLDEGYETESSDSVEDLLKDISTRCNAVLHSNAGLGQHGETETIRMYGAFSGLQMSTLNDGRTSVDGPDAGDSVSSFRTTIREHGTIRTQVFPHGHAFTSRTQQGGYRFRWLPNHN encoded by the exons ATGTCCATTCAGTTCTGCAGACAGAACCGATGGAGACGCAAAGAGACGGAGGAGCGTCGGGTG GATAAAATCTTGGTGCCAAGAAGCAGCAGTCCGGTCACTGTGTACGTTGAGCTCCCATGCGTCCTTGATCAAG AATTTTCAACAATTGCATGGGATGATTTAGAAGACTGCACCTTTGCGGTGACACAGGAGAGAAACTCGCTGGACTCTCAG AATGGATCTGACCCAGGACATTTTGGAGATTATGTGCTGGATTTCATGGCAG AGTCTGCTGCCACACTCGAGAGCAGCCTGTCTTCAGCAGAGCTGGTGCAGTTTCAGGGATGTGTCATTCCTCCCCTCACCCCCCAGGGGGACTTTGCTCCAGAGGATAGTCTGGTTCATACATCCACAGAGACCGACAGCCTTCAAGGCCACGATGGAGAACTGTGGAGGAGCATGGCAGAGTGTCATGAAAGGGAATTGGGGCATGCTGGTGCCATCAACAAACAG CTCCACGAGACTTTTCACAGACAACAGGAAGAGCTGGACTCCCTGCAGGAGAGGAACCTTCACCTCAGGCAGCTGGCCAGTCGAGCGAAGCACCTGGCCTCAGCACTCGAA AAACTGATGACAGTCGGAGACCAACATGTAGGAGAACCAGTGGTGCAGTCAGTTGATAATGGCTCGCTGGGTCCCTGTAAGCGGCAGCGACTGGACGAAGGATATGAAACAGAGTCCTCTGACTCAGTGGAAGACCTGCTGAAGGACATCAGCACCCGCTGCAATGCCGTCCTCCACAGCAACGCTGGATTAGGACAGCATGGGGAAACAGAGACGATACGCATGTACGGTGCATTCTCAGGCCTTCAGATGTCTACACTCAATGACGGGAGAACGAGCGTCGATGGACCTGATGCCGGAGACAGTGTCTCATCCTTTAGAACAACTATTAGAGAACATGGCACCATAAGGACTCAGGTGTTTCCCCATGGACATGCATTTACCTCACGAACTCAGCAAGGGGGATACCGCTTTCGCTGGTTACCCAACCACAACTAA
- the LOC133451290 gene encoding cyclin-O produces the protein MRGAGVSSGAVTPPRQRQTARCRKQKLQSTLSDSGFEEDLASPQIPCRPGSDVSHLESNEPEPAGRLSTWFLQYGDVGFKIQKVKEAHFHPCQSLARQPQLTAEARCKLVSWLIPVHQHFHLSFECCCLTVNIMDRFLASTPVAADCFQLLGVTALLLASKQVEVCSPSVSHLLSLCCDAFTKEQLCNLECLILLRLNFRLAAPTLAFFLDCFINCVEDAHLMTESDSSDMFLTVKPGMARTRQCSNLAQKVCELTLADYAFNKYPPSLTANCALGLAGELLKTEHGYAEDTNKHSPGNQCESFRDDLSISINPSENRECSDEDSCAANDLSIGEENEFNYNLLQECKDKLKLLVSLNRETLTLVCSM, from the exons ATGAGAGGTGCGGGGGTTTCCTCCGGAGCTGTCACGCCGCCCCGGCAGCGGCAGACAGCCCGGTGCAGGAAACAGAAACTTCAGTCCACCTTAAGTGACTCTGGCTTCGAAGAAGACTTGGCGTCCCCTCAGATCCCGTGTCGCCCTGGATCGGACGTGTCCCACCTGGAGTCAAACGAGCCGGAGCCTGCAGGACGGCTGTCCACCTGGTTCCTGCAGTACGGAGACGTCGGATTCAAGATCCAGAAAGTTAAAGAGGCGCATTTTCATCCCTGTCAGAGTCTGGCACGCCAGCCACAA TTGACTGCAGAGGCTCGGTGTAAGCTGGTCAGCTGGCTCATCCCAGTACACCAACATTTCCATCTGTCCTTTGAATGCTGTTGTTTGACGGTGAACATCATGGACAGATTTCTGGCATCCACTCCTGTTGCTGCTGACTGCTTCCAGCTCCTGGGGGTCACTGCACTCCTCCTAGCCAGTAAACAG GTGGAGGTGTGCTCCCCTTCAGTCAGCCACCTCCTGTCACTGTGTTGTGATGCTTTCACCAAGGAGCAGCTCTGCAACCTGGAGTGTCTCATCCTCCTCCGTCTGAACTTCCGCCTGGCTGCACCCACCCTGGCCTTTTTCCTGGACTGTTTCATCAACTGTGTTGAAGATGCCCATCTGATGACTGAGAGCGACAGTAGTGACATGTTTCTAACAGTGAAACCGGGCATGGCAAGAACCAGGCAGTGCAGCAACCTTGCACAAAAAGTGTGTGAGTTGACCCTCGCTGATTATGCTTTCAATAAATACCCACCGTCTCTGACTGCTAACTGTGCATTAGGACTAGCCGGTGAATTACTGAAAACTGAACACGGCTATGCCGAGGACACAAACAAGCATTCGCCAGGAAACCAGTGTGAGAGTTTCAGGGATGACCTATCCATTTCTATCAACCCTTCTGAGAACCGTGAGTGTTCAGACGAGGACTCCTGTGCAGCAAATGACCTGTCTATAGGCGAGGAGAACGAGTTCAACTACAATCTGCTGCAGGAGTGCAAAGACAAACTGAAGCTGCTGGTGTCACTAAACCGGGAGACACTGACACTGGTGTGTTCCATGTGA